The Cardiocondyla obscurior isolate alpha-2009 linkage group LG26, Cobs3.1, whole genome shotgun sequence genome includes the window ACACCCAAGAACTAATgttagatatttataaatgcaaaaaaaggaacgtgatttgatatattaatttaagtgTCTTACTGATATCATAAATTCCCCAACCAGCAACTTCTGCCTTCTCACCGATGAAACTTTTTTTCAGAAGTGCGCCGCTCATCATGCAAATTGGCCTCACGTGCTCTATAAatcgtagaaaaaaagaaagaaaaaagaaaaacaataggtttatctttaaattatcgaaaataaatcAACTGGAGTTGATTAGCGAAGATTTATCTGCTGATAAACTCACCGTTGTAAACTGCCGGCTTATTTAATCGCACTATGGCTATATCATTCCTGTACATCGgtttattataattctcgTGGACGATTATCGACTCTGGTAGAAAATCCTGTACCGGCTCTGCGCAATATTCCTGTCCGCAATCAGGATCAGTCAGAGTGTTGTGCTCTCCCAAACGGATTCCACCCACCTTGAaacttaaatatatgtatgtaaaataatgtaaaataaaattgtggaaGAATTGTCTATCGAgcacatattttaataatatttgaaacgtACTTGTCGGATAGATCTGCAACGCAATGAGCAGCTGTGACTACATATTGATTATTAATCAGGGTACCGCCGCATCTGTAGCTTAATGTATCACCCGCGCCAGGAATGATGTAGCCTAGTCTTGCGATCCAAGGATATGCTCCGAGGCTCGCATTTTTGCCGCCAATGATGCGATCGCTGTTGGAATTGCCGCAGCTATTGTGCTCCAGCAGCAGCCAGTTACGATGCTTCGTGACATCggctataattaattaaatttaccaaTACAGTGCATTCGACAGAAATCTTATAAATACTCTCTTAAtgaaatcttattttttagacattttttgatgaaaattattatatatttatttgaaataattacacCTTGCTTATTtgaaacattttgaaaaaaattattcaattaaaaaaaattgcaattatttaattaattttatttattatatttttttaattctatttggtttaaaatattttaaatgatgGACTTACTTGAGAATGTTGTAAGAACGTTGCATAAAAGTACAAGCATAAAAGACCGTGCTTCTGGCATTTTGTctgaaaactgaaaaaaatataagcaaGCAATCAAGTGAGAAATAGTTTCGCAATCATGTACATGATTCTAAAActagatctttttttttattaatttatcttatatttatattgcagCTTACCATGAATTATAGCAGTACCACGTTTAAGCCAAGCACTAGAATCATTCCTTGTCAAGGGTTGCATTCGGACTACGTTCGTTTAATGTATTAATCTTCTATGTATCCGTCACCTTATCACTGTATCGAATCGCATTACGACTTAGCTGATAGATCTTTATAATCCAGTCGTCGTAACTGTGGCATATGACATTAACTACCCATTGTGCACTTGAAATATATACGCCAAATTAGAAACCTATATTTCAAACGTTTGTTGGTTTAtcagtctttcttttttttctttttttttacaaaatatataataattgtaaataatttcttatgtTGCAACTTATTCTTTACTTTACAACGAAATGTTACTAAGAGGTTTTAAATCAACCAAAGTATAAAAGTTAAATGAAAGATCTGTAcagaagtaatttttttatttattgatatctcttttgtaaattttatcacATTACGAGTAGATGACAAACTTGCAAAGCAGGTTACACTTTGCACCttcgcgtaataataattgcttcgatctcttcaatttttttgaatttaaaaatattccccTCTAAagtattgtaataaatgtttcgTTCGTACTTTTGTTCCACagttcgttatttattttcttaaaaattaataattacaaaaggACGcttcgtataatatttaaaattaagtattatGCAAACTTTGCAAACGGAGAAACGTTCTCCCGTCAATCTATGTACAGCTTGTAGGAACGTTATCATACAATGTTTCTCTGTCGTCGAGGAGTAAATCTAGATCGTAGAATACTCCCAAAATGAGAAACAGTTAATCGATTCTCCCTCCCTCAGTCTCCTTGCGAGATTGGCGAGCCCCGATCGCGTTTCGACGAAGCTTTTCCCTTACCCTTCGACTTGGTCTCCCGTTTACGGCTAATCGACGAGGTCGACGTGGTCGAGGCAGAGTCGGCTGGACTTGAGTGACTCGAACCTTCACGGTCCCACCTAGTTAAGGTGTCCCGTAAATTCTGACTGTCGTTCTCCTCGTAAGTGTCCACGTCGACGTGCATATTGTCTTGACCGTTTGATTCCAGGTTGGCGCGTATCTCCCTGCGCTGTTCGTCCGTGTGCTGAGGGCAGCGTACCGACCTCGTGCACAGCTTCTTCGTGTGCTCGGACACGACCCCGCAGATCTGCGTGAGCAGCGCTCGTTTGTCTACGAGCGACATATTTTCATAGTTCGACGGCGAGCTTTCGTTGCTGCTGTGAACATTGTGttcaccgccgccgccgctgttATCGCCAACTCCGCCACTGGCATTGCCACTGTTAACAGAGTTACAGCCTCCGCCACTGCCACTGCTGCATCCACTGCTACCGCTGCTGCTACTGCTACCTCCACTCCCAACGCCACCGACGATATTAGTCTCGCCGTTCCTCTGAGACCCGCTACCGCCGGCGTTACCCTGCTGCTTCTGCTGTTTACCCTGGCGTTTGTTCACCCCGTTGCGATCCTTACGCGGACGCTTGCGCTTATTAC containing:
- the LOC139111943 gene encoding spaetzle-processing enzyme-like isoform X2 — protein: MPEARSFMLVLLCNVLTTFSTDVTKHRNWLLLEHNSCGNSNSDRIIGGKNASLGAYPWIARLGYIIPGAGDTLSYRCGGTLINNQYVVTAAHCVADLSDNFKVGGIRLGEHNTLTDPDCGQEYCAEPVQDFLPESIIVHENYNKPMYRNDIAIVRLNKPAVYNEHVRPICMMSGALLKKSFIGEKAEVAGWGIYDINKPKPSIILQTVKLPVVEMDRCVIAFRSYADISEDEQMCVGGVPGQDSCGGDSGGPLMKAESLDGPPKYYLLGVVSFGTKACGASRTPAIYSKIARYITWILNNIAS
- the LOC139111943 gene encoding spaetzle-processing enzyme-like isoform X1, whose amino-acid sequence is MFSDKMPEARSFMLVLLCNVLTTFSTDVTKHRNWLLLEHNSCGNSNSDRIIGGKNASLGAYPWIARLGYIIPGAGDTLSYRCGGTLINNQYVVTAAHCVADLSDNFKVGGIRLGEHNTLTDPDCGQEYCAEPVQDFLPESIIVHENYNKPMYRNDIAIVRLNKPAVYNEHVRPICMMSGALLKKSFIGEKAEVAGWGIYDINKPKPSIILQTVKLPVVEMDRCVIAFRSYADISEDEQMCVGGVPGQDSCGGDSGGPLMKAESLDGPPKYYLLGVVSFGTKACGASRTPAIYSKIARYITWILNNIAS
- the Sgf11 gene encoding ataxin-7-like protein 3 is translated as MSVTEERIQELNIRFMDFMNKPENVEAATKEIYEDLLDEVLMGFVFDVHRTTKTGSSDVEEGISDDKSYAIVDSPGLDVFGQHPMKKSQECNCPNCERGVAACRFATHLAKCMGMGRNSSRIASLRIANNSKDMNNYGGVLSDDDDDVDWSLTNDSSNKRKRPRKDRNGVNKRQGKQQKQQGNAGGSGSQRNGETNIVGGVGSGGSSSSSGSSGCSSGSGGGCNSVNSGNASGGVGDNSGGGGEHNVHSSNESSPSNYENMSLVDKRALLTQICGVVSEHTKKLCTRSVRCPQHTDEQRREIRANLESNGQDNMHVDVDTYEENDSQNLRDTLTRWDREGSSHSSPADSASTTSTSSISRKRETKSKGKGKASSKRDRGSPISQGD